One genomic region from Paramicrobacterium agarici encodes:
- a CDS encoding MFS transporter: MAADESGFSLRTVAAAVYLPTLLFGIGEGALIPLIPAAASGLGATIAIAGTIAAMLKIGELIGDIPSGVLVSRIGERTAMILAVAVALVAAVMIMLAPNPAVLGIGVFVLGLATAVFALARHAFMTTYVPLRYRARSLSLLGGVFRCGHFVGPLVSAPIIHLTGGMAGVYWTMVVFCLSAAIVLLVLPDPEKLFRSRRRSGEPAAARERRSSGIVSTIGQNRRVLGTVGVGAAILSALRSARTVIIPLWAVSLGVDEAATALIIGLAGAVDFALFYVSGHIMDTYGRLWGALPPLIGLGAGLAVLAFTHGAPTAVIWMCIAAGLLAVANGMSSGILMTLGADLAGPRDPAPFLGAWRFVTDAGAATSPLLIAGITGAASLAVAAGSLSGVAVVGVAVMATWLPRYIDPQHARRSVED; this comes from the coding sequence ATGGCCGCCGACGAATCCGGGTTCTCACTGCGTACGGTCGCCGCCGCCGTCTACCTCCCCACGCTGCTGTTCGGTATCGGTGAAGGTGCCCTGATACCTCTGATACCCGCAGCTGCCTCCGGGCTGGGCGCAACGATCGCGATCGCGGGCACGATTGCTGCGATGCTCAAGATCGGTGAGCTGATCGGTGATATTCCCAGCGGCGTCCTCGTGAGCCGCATCGGCGAACGTACGGCCATGATCCTCGCCGTCGCGGTGGCGCTTGTCGCCGCCGTGATGATCATGCTCGCGCCGAACCCTGCAGTGCTCGGAATCGGCGTGTTCGTGCTCGGACTGGCGACAGCAGTGTTCGCGCTCGCGCGCCACGCATTCATGACGACATACGTCCCTCTGCGCTACCGTGCCCGCTCCCTGTCTCTGCTCGGCGGCGTCTTCCGCTGCGGACATTTCGTCGGCCCTCTCGTCTCGGCGCCGATCATTCACCTGACGGGCGGCATGGCCGGCGTGTACTGGACGATGGTCGTGTTCTGCCTGAGCGCGGCCATCGTGCTCCTCGTGCTTCCCGACCCTGAGAAGCTCTTTCGATCGCGCCGGAGAAGCGGCGAGCCCGCGGCTGCTCGGGAACGGCGCAGCTCCGGAATCGTCTCGACGATCGGCCAGAACCGGCGCGTCCTCGGCACGGTCGGCGTCGGTGCAGCGATCCTTTCGGCGTTGCGTTCCGCGCGAACGGTGATCATTCCTCTCTGGGCTGTGAGCCTCGGTGTCGACGAAGCAGCTACCGCGTTGATCATCGGACTCGCCGGTGCGGTGGATTTTGCACTCTTCTACGTGAGCGGACACATCATGGACACGTACGGTCGCCTGTGGGGCGCGCTGCCGCCGCTGATCGGGCTCGGCGCCGGCTTGGCCGTACTCGCGTTCACACACGGCGCGCCGACAGCTGTGATCTGGATGTGCATCGCCGCCGGGCTGCTTGCCGTTGCGAATGGCATGAGCAGCGGCATCCTGATGACCCTTGGAGCCGACCTCGCCGGCCCACGAGATCCCGCCCCGTTTCTCGGCGCGTGGAGATTCGTCACGGATGCTGGCGCCGCGACGAGTCCGCTGCTCATCGCGGGTATTACGGGGGCAGCATCACTTGCTGTCGCAGCGGGTAGCTTGAGCGGCGTCGCCGTCGTCGGTGTCGCCGTCATGGCGACATGGCTCCCGCGATACATCGATCCACAGCATGCGCGGCGGTCAGTCGAAGACTGA
- a CDS encoding pilus assembly protein TadG-related protein, with protein sequence MTRRPDDEGSTLILTIFYGALSLLLILIVAAATSLYLERRQLFAIADAASLVGAEAFSLAEVTTEGGAPELSLAPDDVDDAVTAFLEDPAFDDVEGLTIERATSLDGVSATVTVSSWWRPPVLTLFVPEGIRVEATSVARSVFD encoded by the coding sequence ATGACCCGTCGGCCCGACGACGAAGGATCAACGCTGATCCTCACGATCTTCTACGGCGCGCTGTCACTGCTGCTGATTCTGATCGTGGCGGCTGCCACATCGCTTTATCTGGAGCGACGGCAGCTCTTCGCCATCGCCGACGCTGCATCGCTCGTCGGCGCGGAGGCGTTCTCTCTCGCTGAGGTGACAACAGAAGGCGGAGCTCCCGAGCTCTCTCTCGCACCAGACGATGTCGATGACGCGGTCACCGCCTTCCTCGAGGATCCAGCGTTCGACGACGTCGAAGGACTCACAATCGAGAGGGCGACAAGCCTAGATGGCGTGAGCGCGACAGTCACGGTGTCGAGCTGGTGGAGACCGCCCGTTCTGACGCTTTTCGTTCCGGAGGGCATCAGGGTCGAGGCGACGAGCGTCGCTCGCTCAGTCTTCGACTGA
- a CDS encoding TadE family protein encodes MPFAKRWTDALGDERGSSSLEFITAGLILLVPLVYLIVALSQIQGSSFAVSGAAKQAARVFVLAESADDALARVETAVHISLADFGVESDDAHVVISCDSGSGAECLERGEIVTVTVTARVPLPLVPDVLDVDSAASVPVQATAVQKVSRFWGAP; translated from the coding sequence ATGCCGTTCGCGAAACGTTGGACTGACGCGCTTGGCGATGAGCGTGGTTCGTCGTCTCTCGAGTTCATTACCGCGGGGCTCATCCTGCTCGTTCCGCTTGTGTACCTGATCGTGGCGCTGTCTCAGATTCAAGGAAGCTCGTTCGCCGTGAGCGGGGCCGCCAAACAAGCGGCTCGGGTCTTTGTGCTCGCTGAATCTGCGGACGACGCACTGGCCCGCGTCGAAACGGCCGTACACATCAGCCTTGCCGATTTCGGCGTCGAGAGCGATGACGCGCACGTCGTCATATCGTGCGACTCCGGCTCGGGGGCAGAGTGCCTCGAGCGCGGTGAGATCGTCACGGTGACCGTCACCGCGAGAGTTCCGCTTCCTCTGGTCCCCGACGTTCTCGATGTCGATTCCGCAGCGAGTGTTCCCGTGCAGGCGACCGCCGTGCAGAAAGTCTCGCGATTCTGGGGTGCGCCATGA
- a CDS encoding TadE/TadG family type IV pilus assembly protein has product MSAALSRRIRDDSGSAVAEFSLVAGLLTVLTLSVIQLGLALLVRNTVLDAAAEGARTAALADTTRADGAERTRQLITTAIGEGYAGDIDVSYETWNGQPCAEVTVTTTLPIIGLVGIEHGLEVSGHAVRETLD; this is encoded by the coding sequence ATGTCGGCTGCACTGAGTCGCAGGATTCGCGACGACAGCGGCTCCGCCGTCGCAGAGTTCTCGCTCGTCGCCGGGCTGCTCACCGTGCTCACACTGAGCGTCATACAGCTGGGCTTGGCTCTCCTCGTGCGCAATACGGTTCTGGATGCCGCTGCCGAGGGCGCTCGAACGGCGGCGCTCGCAGATACCACCCGTGCCGACGGTGCAGAGCGAACCCGACAGCTCATCACGACCGCGATCGGCGAGGGCTACGCGGGCGATATCGACGTGTCGTATGAAACGTGGAATGGACAACCGTGTGCCGAAGTGACGGTGACGACAACACTTCCCATCATCGGTCTCGTGGGAATCGAGCATGGCTTGGAGGTATCGGGGCATGCCGTTCGCGAAACGTTGGACTGA
- a CDS encoding type II secretion system F family protein: MVSLTEYVGLAIVLGCLLGTGLWSMTAAMPRLRAPRLSERIAPYLLDISDEARQMTQRRVADPLPVLGRLLGPSISRAANLLSATLGGNVSVAKWLAQSGSPLTVQQFRARQVLAASAGLVVGIGFGVVLVQNSRPMAAVAMPIVLAVTGVIACDLVLRRRATTRVSQISEEVPTVLEFLSLSLSAGEGITDALRRIARVGSGELSVELRRVLVDTSAGVPVADALTTCAGRVDSPSLTRAIEQMCAAMEHGSPIAQVLRAQAQDARDDLKRTLLEAAGRKEVAMLVPLVLLILPLSIAFALLPGIFVLRAGF, translated from the coding sequence ATGGTTTCGTTGACGGAATACGTCGGACTCGCGATCGTGCTCGGTTGCCTTCTCGGCACGGGACTCTGGTCGATGACGGCTGCGATGCCTCGATTGAGAGCGCCCCGCCTCTCCGAGAGAATCGCCCCCTACCTTCTCGACATCTCAGACGAGGCGCGTCAAATGACGCAGCGTCGCGTCGCCGATCCACTTCCCGTCCTCGGCAGGCTTCTCGGCCCGTCCATCAGTCGTGCAGCGAACCTACTCTCCGCGACACTCGGCGGCAACGTCTCCGTGGCGAAATGGCTCGCGCAGTCGGGGTCGCCCCTGACGGTGCAGCAGTTTCGCGCGCGTCAGGTCCTCGCTGCGAGTGCCGGGCTCGTCGTGGGCATCGGATTCGGCGTTGTGCTTGTGCAGAATTCTCGACCAATGGCTGCCGTCGCGATGCCGATCGTTCTCGCCGTCACGGGAGTCATCGCCTGCGACCTCGTGCTGCGACGCCGAGCCACCACGCGCGTGTCCCAGATCAGCGAGGAGGTGCCGACGGTCTTGGAATTCCTGAGCTTGTCCCTGTCTGCGGGCGAAGGCATCACCGACGCACTGCGCAGAATCGCGAGGGTGGGCTCAGGCGAACTGAGCGTCGAGCTGCGGCGGGTGCTCGTCGATACATCAGCGGGAGTGCCTGTTGCCGACGCGCTGACAACGTGCGCGGGACGTGTCGACTCGCCATCGCTGACGCGCGCGATCGAGCAGATGTGCGCGGCCATGGAGCACGGATCGCCGATTGCTCAGGTTCTGAGAGCGCAAGCGCAAGACGCGCGGGACGACCTGAAGCGAACGCTTCTTGAGGCAGCAGGGCGCAAGGAAGTCGCGATGCTCGTGCCGCTCGTACTGCTGATCCTGCCGCTGTCGATCGCGTTTGCGCTCCTTCCCGGAATCTTCGTTCTGCGCGCAGGGTTCTGA
- a CDS encoding type II secretion system F family protein, which translates to MIAIALGALVGLGGVLIVVSMVFPHTTILPKRTTQGRLARELRTRLSLSGLGMVPVPAFIVACVLLAGVAGGIVQAMFGIVVLTLLAALGGALTPLLIVTWRARATRRTHRMLWPDVVDHLVSSIRAGTALPEAVAQLADAGPDALRASFRGFARDYRTSASFGGALDRLKNDLGDPVADRIIETLKMARDVGGTELPGVLRSLSAAIREDSGIRSEVDARQSWVRNAAKLGVAAPWLILFLLASRPEAAAAYNSPIGITVIVAGAVVSVVAYRFMLALGRLPEERRWFR; encoded by the coding sequence GTGATCGCCATTGCGTTGGGAGCTCTGGTCGGCCTCGGGGGAGTGCTGATCGTCGTCTCGATGGTCTTCCCCCACACGACGATCCTGCCGAAGCGGACGACGCAGGGACGCCTGGCGCGCGAACTTCGAACTCGGTTGTCGCTCTCAGGGCTCGGAATGGTTCCTGTTCCGGCGTTCATCGTCGCGTGCGTTCTACTCGCGGGAGTTGCCGGGGGCATTGTCCAGGCCATGTTCGGAATCGTCGTTCTCACTCTTCTCGCAGCACTCGGCGGCGCGCTCACGCCGCTTCTCATCGTCACCTGGCGCGCGAGAGCGACTCGACGCACGCATCGCATGTTGTGGCCCGACGTCGTCGACCACCTGGTCTCGTCAATTCGCGCCGGAACCGCCCTTCCCGAGGCCGTCGCCCAGCTGGCCGATGCGGGCCCGGACGCACTGCGCGCATCGTTCCGCGGGTTTGCCCGCGACTACCGCACGTCCGCGTCGTTCGGCGGCGCCCTCGATCGGCTCAAGAACGACCTCGGCGACCCCGTCGCAGACAGGATCATCGAGACTCTGAAGATGGCGAGAGATGTCGGTGGAACGGAGCTGCCGGGCGTTCTGCGAAGTCTCTCGGCGGCGATTCGCGAGGATTCGGGAATTCGCTCCGAAGTCGATGCACGACAGTCATGGGTCCGCAACGCAGCGAAGCTCGGCGTCGCGGCGCCCTGGCTCATCCTGTTTCTGCTCGCCTCTCGTCCTGAAGCAGCGGCCGCGTACAACTCGCCGATCGGCATCACCGTCATCGTTGCCGGGGCCGTCGTCTCTGTCGTCGCCTACCGTTTCATGCTCGCTCTCGGGCGGCTTCCCGAAGAGCGGAGATGGTTTCGTTGA
- a CDS encoding CpaF family protein — protein MAVNIRKFTTRIRTLGDLVARDALTREASEFLARSVRVGCNVLVSGATQAGKTTLLGALLNSVAQSERMITVEETFELDVTAADVVGMQCRQPSLEGTGEITLRRLIKESLRMRPDRIVVGEVREAESLDLLIALNSGVPGACTLHANSADDALRKLCTLPLLAGSNIDAAFVVPTVASCIDLVVHCSRDAGGVRRVVEIAAPTGRASDGQLESTTIYRRTREGLTATGAVPERQDKYAAAGIDVAELVTRGAA, from the coding sequence ATGGCAGTCAACATCCGCAAGTTCACGACGCGCATCAGGACGCTCGGTGACCTTGTCGCGCGCGACGCCCTCACTCGCGAGGCGTCGGAGTTCTTGGCACGGAGTGTTCGCGTCGGGTGCAACGTTCTCGTGTCCGGCGCGACCCAGGCGGGCAAGACGACGCTGCTCGGTGCGCTTCTGAACTCCGTGGCGCAGTCGGAGCGCATGATCACGGTCGAGGAGACGTTCGAACTCGACGTGACAGCAGCGGATGTCGTGGGGATGCAGTGTCGCCAGCCGAGCCTCGAGGGAACAGGCGAGATTACGCTTCGACGTCTCATCAAGGAATCGCTGCGCATGCGCCCTGACCGCATCGTCGTGGGCGAGGTCCGCGAGGCAGAGAGCCTCGATCTGCTCATTGCGCTGAACTCGGGAGTTCCCGGCGCCTGCACGTTGCACGCGAACTCTGCGGACGACGCCCTTCGAAAGTTGTGCACGTTGCCGTTGTTGGCCGGTTCGAACATCGACGCCGCGTTCGTCGTTCCGACGGTCGCGTCGTGCATCGATCTCGTTGTGCATTGCTCACGTGACGCCGGGGGAGTGCGACGGGTCGTCGAGATCGCCGCTCCAACCGGACGAGCCAGCGACGGACAGCTCGAATCGACGACGATCTACCGACGCACCCGTGAGGGCTTGACGGCAACAGGTGCGGTACCGGAACGGCAGGACAAGTATGCCGCGGCTGGCATCGACGTCGCTGAGCTCGTCACCCGGGGTGCCGCGTGA
- a CDS encoding tyrosine-type recombinase/integrase yields MANPEQQVFDAMMDGWRNQQLSRGLREQTIQNRVATVARFREFADKPPWKWTVADVDEFTREATDRRLALSTLRHHHGAIRGFCDYLTNPLYDWMEICEREFGEIPSQVCLPWNTVAHRFEFEGDGKRRPFTYDEVERLFDTADARVELLVSSGRKGALGALRDAQLLKTVYAFGLRRTEVVMLDTVDLHHNAKMRQWGRYGAIHVRWAKAAGGGAPRRRTVLLVPEFDWWVPGMQQWLEQARERFAPGDDLDALWVTERRTRLSAGYLDRRFAELRDEAGLSKDLTLHSLRHSYVTHLLEFGYAERFVQEQVGHMHASTTSIYASVSSDYKNRVLAEALKALIEGEAE; encoded by the coding sequence TTGGCGAACCCGGAGCAGCAGGTCTTCGACGCGATGATGGACGGCTGGCGGAATCAGCAGCTGTCGCGAGGGCTCCGTGAGCAGACCATCCAGAACCGCGTGGCGACGGTGGCCCGCTTCCGGGAGTTCGCGGACAAGCCGCCGTGGAAGTGGACGGTCGCTGACGTTGACGAGTTCACAAGGGAAGCCACCGATCGCAGGCTGGCGCTGTCCACTCTGCGTCACCACCATGGCGCAATCCGCGGGTTCTGCGACTACCTGACGAATCCGTTGTACGACTGGATGGAGATCTGCGAACGGGAGTTCGGCGAGATCCCGTCGCAGGTGTGCTTGCCATGGAACACGGTCGCGCATCGGTTTGAGTTCGAGGGCGACGGAAAGCGCCGGCCGTTCACCTACGACGAGGTGGAGCGCCTGTTCGACACCGCTGACGCCCGGGTTGAGTTGCTCGTGAGCTCGGGACGAAAAGGCGCGCTCGGGGCGCTGCGGGACGCGCAGCTGCTGAAGACGGTCTACGCGTTCGGGCTGCGCCGCACCGAGGTGGTGATGCTCGACACCGTCGACCTGCACCACAACGCCAAGATGCGCCAATGGGGACGCTACGGTGCGATCCACGTGCGGTGGGCGAAGGCTGCTGGCGGCGGCGCTCCTCGTCGTCGCACAGTGCTGCTGGTGCCGGAGTTCGACTGGTGGGTGCCGGGCATGCAGCAGTGGCTCGAACAGGCCCGGGAACGGTTTGCGCCCGGTGACGACCTCGACGCGCTCTGGGTGACCGAGCGACGCACCCGCCTGTCCGCCGGCTATCTCGACCGGAGGTTCGCGGAACTGCGGGACGAGGCCGGCCTGTCGAAGGATCTGACGCTGCACAGCCTCCGGCATTCCTACGTCACGCACCTGCTCGAGTTCGGCTACGCCGAGCGATTCGTGCAGGAGCAGGTCGGGCACATGCACGCGTCGACGACGTCGATCTACGCCTCCGTCAGTTCGGACTACAAGAACCGGGTGCTTGCAGAGGCATTGAAGGCCCTCATCGAAGGAGAAGCGGAATGA
- a CDS encoding helix-turn-helix domain-containing protein, with protein MTVELETGWNLRSVMASRGIFQTSKLRPLLEERGIGLSREQVYRLVTQPPQRVRLDVLAALCDALECSLDDLVTITRREAAAPIAVGEEATRGSIGDLRPVRATIRRPRTK; from the coding sequence ATGACCGTTGAACTTGAGACCGGATGGAACCTGCGCAGCGTGATGGCGTCACGCGGCATCTTCCAGACCTCCAAGCTGAGACCTCTGCTTGAGGAGCGCGGCATCGGCCTCTCCCGAGAGCAGGTCTATCGGCTGGTGACGCAACCGCCGCAACGGGTGCGTCTCGACGTCCTCGCCGCACTCTGCGACGCGCTGGAGTGCTCCCTCGACGATCTTGTGACGATCACCCGCCGCGAGGCCGCGGCCCCGATCGCCGTGGGCGAAGAAGCGACTCGCGGGTCGATCGGCGATCTCAGGCCCGTTCGCGCCACCATCCGCCGTCCACGCACCAAGTAG